Genomic window (Alnus glutinosa chromosome 9, dhAlnGlut1.1, whole genome shotgun sequence):
tttaggAGGTAATTTGTTATTTCATAATTATAGAGATTTTAGCAACGTGTGTCTCAAGTCAAATGTTTGTTGGGCTCGCGGTCCCTAATTGGCCCTACAATCATGCTTGGGCTGTTTGGATATTAGGCCGACCGGTTATTGGCCTCCATTCAACTAGCCCCTATTTTCTTGGGTTATTTGTGTAGGCAGACAAGAATTAAGTTGAAAATAAGATAGTTGGCCTCCATTTCAATAGTCCTCCATTTTTTTGAGCTAATTGCGTaagccaacaaaaattaagtTGAAGGTTTGATCACGGGCTTCCATTATATTGTCCTTGAGCAATTAATATTTGATTAACAGTTAATCCCTCTAATCTGATTCATCAGTGGACATCAACTGGCCGGCAGACTATTAACGTTGTCGTTTGTGTTTGTCCGCGTTCAAACCATTATTCAACGGACAATTATTGGTTCACCAAACCATTATTCAATGAACAATTATTGTTCCACTAAACCATTATTTAACGGACAATTATTGGGGTTTTCATTGGGTCCTCTTCTCGATCTACCGATCTCGGTTACATTCAGTTTCAGGTGAGCCTTCTGAAGATTCTTTTgttcatttctctcttctttaggagtGTTTGTTTAATTAAAGCTCATTTGTATGTATACCTATTAGGAGATTTAAAGTGAGAAGTCAACGTACAAATCTCTGGTTCTAAAGCTCTTGTTCTGTGCTTGCAGCGTTACTTTTTTGTTGATCACCTATTTGTCGGGTGGCGGATTGTgttagagacagagagagagagatggaggtcCAACATTTTAGCCACGAGGAGCATCCATTGATGCTGGTGGAAGAGTTAGAAAATGATGGCGAGAATGAAGTTGTTTGCTCAGGGTGCGAGAAATCAGTATCTTGTGGTCCTGCTTACAAGTGCTCTCAATGCAAATTCTTCCTTCACAAGTCATGCGCAGAGTTACCCCCTGAGATACAACACCCTGTGCATCCAAACCACACCCTCCTCCTTCAAGCGCCAGTGTCAGATGATAGATATTGTGATGCCTGCGGTAGGCGTTTCAAAAGTTGCTTCTCCTACAGGTGCCATAGTTGCAATTTCGACCTTGACATCGAATGTGTCTCGGCCAGTTTGCCAACTAAACCTGACGACGGTCACCAACATGAATTCGTTCCCATCTTTCAGCAGTTCCACTTCACTTGTGAATTATGTGGTGAGGATCGCAACATTATTGGCGCCCAGGTATGCCGCATTTGTCAACTCTTGGCTGACAGTCTATGTGCTCTGAAGCCAAGTACCATCAAAATTACAGCAGATCGTCACTTGCTCACTCTCATCTATTCACTTGGTAAAGTGATTAAGGAGCACGACAATGTATTCTGTAAGCTTTGCTATAAAAAGCTCGACCCCAATTATGCGGGTTATTATTGCCAAGAATGCGATTTCGTAGCCCACTTGGGATGCGCCCTTAGACCTAGACAGACCATAGAC
Coding sequences:
- the LOC133877067 gene encoding uncharacterized protein LOC133877067 gives rise to the protein MEVQHFSHEEHPLMLVEELENDGENEVVCSGCEKSVSCGPAYKCSQCKFFLHKSCAELPPEIQHPVHPNHTLLLQAPVSDDRYCDACGRRFKSCFSYRCHSCNFDLDIECVSASLPTKPDDGHQHEFVPIFQQFHFTCELCGEDRNIIGAQVCRICQLLADSLCALKPSTIKITADRHLLTLIYSLGKVIKEHDNVFCKLCYKKLDPNYAGYYCQECDFVAHLGCALRPRQTIDSSIDLIEDGIDFEEKEELEELQHFDHEHKLIISRNEVEVHDHKLCEGCIQSISAPFYSCEQCDYFLHSKCARLPLKKRYLSHPHLLTLSARGEHIVDDHIVFCNACNQHSHGFSYKCHNCDYSLDIRCSSIPKTFKHEGHQHSLFLAVSSVERCNACDKSVSWLSPGLFVCTKCNFALDFKCATLPLKAKYEYHPHLLSFTHTIAKNDSEEYYCLICEEERNSDHWFYYCA